TGTGGGTGATGGGAAAACAGCTAAGTTCTGGTATGATTTCTGGAATGATATGGGACCCTTGATCTGTGCGTTTGGTGAATCTGGCACCAGAGAGCTTCGTCTTCAAAGGGAGGCAAACGTGTGTGAGGCGGCTGCTAATGGCCACTGGCTACTTCCTCATGCTCGGTCCGACGAGGCAGAGACTCTGTAGATTGTCCTCTCAACAATGACCCCTCCTTCTGATGAGAATGGCAGGGATGTCTATCTGTGGAGGAATGGAGAGGACCAGTATGTCCAGAAGTTCTCGACCAAGGCTACTTGGATTAGGCTAAGAGAACCCTCACCTCTGGTACCATGGAGCAGACTAGTCTGGTTCAAGGAAGAAATACCGAGATGTTCTTTTGTTACTTGGATGGTGGCTCTCGCTAGGCTTCCCACCAGGGATCGGCTTGCTTCGTGGGGCATGAACGTTCCAACGCAGTGTGTTCTTTGTCTCTTCGGAACAGAGTCTCATTCTCATCTTTTCTTTCAATGTCCTTTTGTTGCAGCAATTTGGGCTAAGTTCTCTGCCAGTCCAGTTCTGCTTGCTCCAGTCTCTATCCAAGCGCTTGCTGGTGTTATTGCTCATCCCCAACTCGCTGGAGTTGCTGGTATGGATGCTGTGCTGAAGCTTATATTGCAGGTAATTGTGTATTGCATCTGGCGGGAGCGTAACGTGCGCATCTTCCAGCAAGTCTCTACATCAGTTGCTGAAGTCTTCTCTCGGGTGGACCTTTATTCGAAGATCATACAAGACACGTCCATACGTGGCGCAAAGCCAAGTTTTAAGAACGCCACGTGACATTTTTTTGCATGCATCCCCTTTGAATATCAAGATTCTCTTTCTCTGACTTTGATTTCTGCACCTATAAGTTTGTATGATCTCTATTTAACCGAACATCGATCAGCTCAGCTTTATCCATCAATACATACATTTTCATTTCGATAACAAGAAAATAATGCCAGGGATCACACTAGGAGACACGGTGCCAAACCTAGAGGTGGAGACGACACACAAGAACTTCAAGCTCCATGACTACTTCGCCGATTCTTGGACCGTCTTCTTCTCTCACCCTGGTATATAAGAACATCCTTATATCTTGACTAACCTAGTCAAGTTTCATTTTTTTCCTTAAATTGATCAAAATATATGAAGCATCTCCAATTTATTTACTCTCCTTATTGACAAATGGACTTAAAGGGGATTTCACACCTGTATGCACAACCGAGCTTGGTGCGATGGGAAAATACGCTCATGAGTTCGAGCAGAGAGGTGTGAAGCTCCTTGGTTTGTCTTGTTGATGGCGGCCAAACATAAGAACAAGATTGCCACTCTGGTTAACTGGAAACCAGATGAACCGGTTGTTATCTCACCAGCTGTGTCAGACGAAGAGGCTAAGAAGTTGTTTCCTCAGGGTTTCAAGACTGCCGAACTTCCGTCCAAGAAAGGCTACCTACGTGTCGCCGATGTCTCTTGAAAGACCGAAAAGAAAGAAACTAGTTATGTTGTATGAGTGGATTGTATAATAATGCTCACAATGGGTTGATAAAAATATGAAAAACTACGTTTGTAACGTATCGTGTGTGTACTCTGGAGGATATAGCCTTATATTAATAGAAATAATGTATGTTTTATAAAGTGGTGTACTAGGACGTCTCACCGATCTTAAACGTGCTGTTTGACTAGTTAAACTAAACAGTGTTCCCTGACTTAAACAAACGTCCATGATGCAAAAACCAACAGCTGACGATGTTTTCCGTCTCTTTTGTTGTCATCCGTCATTGATAAAATGAACAAAATCTTTTATATCCGACGAGTTTCGGAAATTAAAAACCATAGAATCACTACAAGAAATATGTACATTCTTAGCTCACGAAAAACACTATAGTAAACCTTTCATAGCGTTTTCTCATATGCTATGTCGTCGACAGCCATCATAGGTACTCCTTCTACGATAGCATTTTTAAAATGCTGCGAAATGTTCAGATACGATAGCAATACTTGAATGATGTTATTAACTTTAATTATAGCACTATTTTTTGTTACAAATTGATTGTGATTATATTCGTGCTATAATAAGTCTTTTGTACAATAAACCACAAATAATTATAATTAAAAATAAATAATTAAAAATTAAACTGAAAATTACTTTATAATTAAAAATAAAATAAATTTTATTTATAAAATTAAATTGGTTTACAAATAAATTCTGGTTTACTAAACTAAACCAGATATTAAAAAATAAAGTTAAACCACTACAATTTCCTAACTCTACACCAAACCAAATCTAAACCGTATTAAAACAAAACCTAAAAAATAATTAACCCTAATCAAACCGCCGCTTCTTCTTCTTACGCCTCCACATGCCATCGCGTCTTCTTCCTCGGCTCGGACCTGCTCGCCGTCATCACCGCCCTCTCCACAGCAGAGCCCGGACCTGCTCGCTATTGTCGTCTCCAACAGATCTTCCTCTCCTCCATCTTCTTCCGCCATCTCGCCGTCGTCGCGTCTTCTTCCCCTCCTTCCTTTGAAGAGGTGGAGAATCCATGTCCGTCTCTGCCTCCTCCACCGTCAAACTCAAACCGTAAATCTTTCCATACCAGAGCTTTTCTACTTCTGTTGCGAATGACTCAGGGGCTGGTCACACCAGAGCTCCTCGTTGGCGTCGTCGTTGTTGAGAGATGATTGAGAGGGAAGTAATGGAGAAGAAGGATGTGAGAGTTCTTAAAGATTTGATACATGAAAAATTGATTGTCGAAGAGACAAAGTTCTGGAGAGAAGAAGATTGGAAGAAAAGAAGAAAAAGGAATCGACAGAGGAAATCTTGGGGAGAGAGAGAGATACACACAAAAATTGAATCTGAACCATTGATTATAATTAATCTTTTTTGGCATCGATTATAATTAATCAATGGTTAAAAATGGCGATCCTTACATCACTATCTTAACCAATAGAAAATTAGGAGTATTTTTTTTTTCTTTTATGTCTTCGACAAGAGTGTATTATTTATTATGTTTAGTTTATTAAAGCTTTAATAGTATATAGAAGGTATGGTGAGTTTGTTTTATGTAGGGTATATGGTCAAGACAATGTTTGAGAAGTATGGTTTTTTATGTTTCAAAATAGAGTTTAATTATAGAATGAAGATTTAAGGTCTGTGTTTTGAAAGTTATAGAATAAGATTTAAAAGATGAAATTTTGATTTTAATTTTAAGATTTGAGGTTATAGTATAAGAAGATTAGAAATTTAAAGTTTATGTTTGAATTTTAGAACTTAAAAAAAAATGTTTAGGTGTTTGTAGTGTTTGTAATTTATATGTTAAGATTTGGTGTTTAAGTTGAAAGTGTAGATTTCAATTTTTGGTACAGTACATATAGGGTTTAGAGTATATTTGGGGTTTGTGGAATAGGTTTGGACTTTAGATATAGGGTTTGGAATTTAAATTTTTAATTTAGGGGTTATAAATGTTAAAATGAATTATTAAATATACATGTAAAGATTTAATTATAAAATTAAAGAATTTTGAAAATTACAAATTGTGTTTAAATATAAAAAAAGAGCTTATGATTTGGTACGTAATTTAAGTTTAGAGTTATAGTGTTTAAAATATAATGTTAGAAAATAGTTTTTCTTAGCGTTAGAAAAATGCTATTATATGTCTTTGAAAGTATTATGGAAGCCGCTTAAATAACTTTTTTGGCACTTAAGTATAATTTTTCGCTAAGTATTGGTAAAACGAGTGATTTATATTCCCGCTCACTTAATCTTGAAAATAGCATTAATTAAGTGTTATTTTAGGTTTCACTCTATCATAGCGT
The DNA window shown above is from Brassica oleracea var. oleracea cultivar TO1000 chromosome C3, BOL, whole genome shotgun sequence and carries:
- the LOC106331235 gene encoding uncharacterized protein LOC106331235, with amino-acid sequence MTPPSDENGRDVYLWRNGEDQYVQKFSTKATWIRLREPSPLVPWSRLVWFKEEIPRCSFVTWMVALARLPTRDRLASWGMNVPTQCVLCLFGTESHSHLFFQCPFVAAIWAKFSASPVLLAPVSIQALAGVIAHPQLAGVAGMDAVLKLILQVIVYCIWRERNVRIFQQVSTSVAEVFSRVDLYSKIIQDTSIRGAKPSFKNAT
- the LOC106331236 gene encoding 1-Cys peroxiredoxin PER1-like, yielding MPGITLGDTVPNLEVETTHKNFKLHDYFADSWTVFFSHPGDFTPVCTTELGAMGKYAHEFEQRGVKLLDEPVVISPAVSDEEAKKLFPQGFKTAELPSKKGYLRVADVS